The following proteins are encoded in a genomic region of Anguilla anguilla isolate fAngAng1 chromosome 15, fAngAng1.pri, whole genome shotgun sequence:
- the LOC118214516 gene encoding basic leucine zipper and W2 domain-containing protein 1-A-like isoform X1, whose product MNNQKQQKPTLTGQRFKTRKRDEKERFDPTQFQESIVLGLTQTGTDLDAVAKFLDASGAKLDYRRYAETLFDILVAGGMLAPGGTLSDDLTRTEFCVFTAQEDLETMQAYAQVFNKLIRRYKYLEKGLEDEIKKLLLFLKGFSESERNKLAMLTGILLANGNISASILSSLFNENLVKEGVSAAFAVKLFKSWIHEKDINSVAGSLRKVGMDNRLMELFPANKRSCEHFSRYFTDAGLKELSDFARNQQSIGARKELQKELQEQMSRGDPFKDIIVYVKEEMKKTGISEQTMIGIVWSSVMSSVEWNKKEELVTEQAIKLLKQYSPLLKAFTSQGLSEITLLLKIQEYCYDNIHFMNSFQKIVVLLYKADVLSEEAILKWYTDAHVAKGKSVFLEQMKKFVEWLKNAEEESESEQEDED is encoded by the exons ATGAATAATCAAAAGCAGCAAAAGCCAACGCTAACCGGCCAGCGTTTTAAAACTAGGAAAAGAG ATGAAAAGGAGAGATTTGACCCTACTCAGTTTCAGGAAAGCATCGTTCTAGGTCTGACTCAAACTGGCACTGATCTGGACGCAGTTGCGAAGTTCCTTGATGCCTCTGGCGCCAAGCTTGACTACCGTCGCTATGCAGAGACGCTCTTTGACATCCTGGTGGCCGGCGGAATGCTGG CCCCCGGTGGAACTCTGTCTGATGACTTGACCCGCACAGAGTTCTGTGTCTTTACAGCACAAGAAGACCTGGAGACCATGCAAGCGTATGCTCAG GTTTTTAACAAGTTAATCAGGCGTTACAAGTACCTGGAGAAAGGGCTGGAGGATGAGATCAAGAAG ctgctgctgttcctgAAGGGATTCTCCGAGTCGGAGCGGAACAAGCTGGCCATGCTGACGGGGATCCTGCTGGCCAACGGGAACATATCCGCCTCCATCCTCAGCAGCCTCTTCAACGAGAACCTCGTCAAAGAAG gTGTCTCTGCGGCTTTTGCTGTGAAGCTGTTCAAATCCTGGATACACGAGAAAGACATCAACTCTGTGGCCGGCAGTCTCCGAAAAGTGGGCATGGACAACAGGCTGATG GAGCTGTTTCCGGCGAACAAGCGGAGCTGCGAGCACTTCTCCCGCTACTTCACCGACGCGGGGCTCAAGGAGCTCTCGGACTTCGCCCGCAACCAGCAGTCCATCGGCGCCCGCAAGGAGCTGCAGAAGGAGCTCCAGGAGCAGATGTCCCGCGGGGACCCTTTCAAAGAC ATCATCGTCTACGTCaaggaggagatgaagaagaCCGGCATCTCCGAGCAGACCATGATCGGCATCGTCTGGTCCAGCGTCATGAGCTCCGTGGAGTGGAATAagaaggaggagctggtcacGGAACAAGCCATCAAGCTCTTGAAG caatACAGCCCCCTCCTGAAAGCCTTCACCTCCCAGGGGCTGTCCGAGATCACCCTGCTGCTCAAGATCCAGGAGTACTGCTACGACAACATTCACTTCATGAACTCCTTTCAGAAGATCGTGGTGCTGCTCTACAAAG CGGACGTTTTGAGCGAAGAGGCCATCTTGAAGTGGTACACGGACGCTCATGTGGCGAAGGGAAAGAGCGTTTTCCTCGAGCAGATGAAGAAGTTTGTGGAGTGGCTGAAGAACGCTGAGGAAG
- the LOC118214516 gene encoding basic leucine zipper and W2 domain-containing protein 1-A-like isoform X2 gives MPLAPSLTTVAMQRRSLTSWWPAECWPQVFNKLIRRYKYLEKGLEDEIKKLLLFLKGFSESERNKLAMLTGILLANGNISASILSSLFNENLVKEGVSAAFAVKLFKSWIHEKDINSVAGSLRKVGMDNRLMELFPANKRSCEHFSRYFTDAGLKELSDFARNQQSIGARKELQKELQEQMSRGDPFKDIIVYVKEEMKKTGISEQTMIGIVWSSVMSSVEWNKKEELVTEQAIKLLKQYSPLLKAFTSQGLSEITLLLKIQEYCYDNIHFMNSFQKIVVLLYKADVLSEEAILKWYTDAHVAKGKSVFLEQMKKFVEWLKNAEEESESEQEDED, from the exons ATGCCTCTGGCGCCAAGCTTGACTACCGTCGCTATGCAGAGACGCTCTTTGACATCCTGGTGGCCGGCGGAATGCTGG CCTCAGGTTTTTAACAAGTTAATCAGGCGTTACAAGTACCTGGAGAAAGGGCTGGAGGATGAGATCAAGAAG ctgctgctgttcctgAAGGGATTCTCCGAGTCGGAGCGGAACAAGCTGGCCATGCTGACGGGGATCCTGCTGGCCAACGGGAACATATCCGCCTCCATCCTCAGCAGCCTCTTCAACGAGAACCTCGTCAAAGAAG gTGTCTCTGCGGCTTTTGCTGTGAAGCTGTTCAAATCCTGGATACACGAGAAAGACATCAACTCTGTGGCCGGCAGTCTCCGAAAAGTGGGCATGGACAACAGGCTGATG GAGCTGTTTCCGGCGAACAAGCGGAGCTGCGAGCACTTCTCCCGCTACTTCACCGACGCGGGGCTCAAGGAGCTCTCGGACTTCGCCCGCAACCAGCAGTCCATCGGCGCCCGCAAGGAGCTGCAGAAGGAGCTCCAGGAGCAGATGTCCCGCGGGGACCCTTTCAAAGAC ATCATCGTCTACGTCaaggaggagatgaagaagaCCGGCATCTCCGAGCAGACCATGATCGGCATCGTCTGGTCCAGCGTCATGAGCTCCGTGGAGTGGAATAagaaggaggagctggtcacGGAACAAGCCATCAAGCTCTTGAAG caatACAGCCCCCTCCTGAAAGCCTTCACCTCCCAGGGGCTGTCCGAGATCACCCTGCTGCTCAAGATCCAGGAGTACTGCTACGACAACATTCACTTCATGAACTCCTTTCAGAAGATCGTGGTGCTGCTCTACAAAG CGGACGTTTTGAGCGAAGAGGCCATCTTGAAGTGGTACACGGACGCTCATGTGGCGAAGGGAAAGAGCGTTTTCCTCGAGCAGATGAAGAAGTTTGTGGAGTGGCTGAAGAACGCTGAGGAAG